The following are encoded together in the Anoplopoma fimbria isolate UVic2021 breed Golden Eagle Sablefish chromosome 13, Afim_UVic_2022, whole genome shotgun sequence genome:
- the ube2d4 gene encoding ubiquitin-conjugating enzyme E2 D4: MALKRIQKELSDLQKDPPAQCSAGPVGEDLFHWQATIMGPSDSPYQSGVFFLTIHFPTDYPFKPPKVAFTTKIYHPNINSNGSICLDILRSQWSPALTVSKVLLSICSLLCDPNPDDPLVPEIAHTYKADRERYNKSAREWTHKYAM; encoded by the exons ATGGCGTTGAAACGAATTCAGAAG GAACTGTCTGACCTGCAGAAAGACCCTCCTGCTCAGTGCTCTGCTGGACCAGTTGGGGAAGATT TATTTCATTGGCAGGCGACAATAATGGGTCCA aGTGACAGCCCTTATCAGAGCGGAGTGTTTTTCCTCACCATTCACTTCCCGACAGATTACCCCTTCAAACCACCCAAA GTTGCATTCACAACGAAAATTTACCACCCTAATATCAACAGCAATGGAAGTATTTGTCTGGATATACTGAGATCACAATGGTCACCTGCACTTACAGTATCAAAAG TATTATTGTCAATCTGCTCTCTTCTTTGTGATCCAAACCCCGACGACCCACTGGTACCAGAGATCGCCCATACATACAAGGCTGACAGGGAAAG GTACAACAAATCAGCAAGAGAATGGACACATAAGTATGCAATGTGA